From Camelina sativa cultivar DH55 chromosome 7, Cs, whole genome shotgun sequence, one genomic window encodes:
- the LOC104701576 gene encoding transmembrane emp24 domain-containing protein p24delta10, producing the protein MFLNSKKLWTTILLILTIWSPISQSLHFDLHSGRTKCIAEDIKSNSMTVGKYSIDNPHEGQALPQSHKISVKVTSNAGNNYHNAEQVDSGQFAFSAVEAGDYMACFTAVDHKPELALSIDFEWKTGVQSKSWAKVAKKSQVEVMEFEVKSLLDTVNSIHEEMYYLRDREEEMQDLNRSTNTKMAWLSVLSFFVCIGVAGMQFLHLKTFFEKKKVI; encoded by the exons atgtttctcaATTCGAAAAAGCTATGGACGACGATACTTCTAATTCTAACGATTTGGTCACCAATTTCACAGTCGCTTCACTTCGATCTACACTCAGGTCGAACAAAGTGTATCGCGGAAGACATCAAAAGCAATTCAATGACTGTTGGTAAATACAGCATCGATAACCCTCACGAAGGTCAAGCTTTACCACAATCTCACAAGATCTCCGTCAAG gtGACGTCTAACGCCGGGAACAATTACCATAACGCGGAACAAGTTGATTCTGGGCAGTTCGCGTTCTCTGCTGTTGAAGCAGGTGATTACATGGCTTGCTTCACTGCTGTTGATCATAAGCCTGAGTTGGCGTTGAGTATTGATTTTGAGTGGAAGACTGGTGTTCAATCTAAGAGTTGGGCTAAGGTTGCTAAGAAGAGCCAAGTTGAA GTAATGGAATTTGAGGTGAAGAGTCTACTTGATACGGTCAACTCGATTCATGAAGAGATGTATTATCTTAGAGatag GGAAGAAGAGATGCAAGACTTGAACCGTTCAACTAACACGAAAATGGCATGGTTGAGTGTACTCTCGTTTTTCGTCTGCATAGGAGTGGCAGGGATGCAGTTTTTGCACTTGAAGACGTTtttcgagaagaagaaggttatcTAA
- the LOC104704765 gene encoding uncharacterized protein LOC104704765, with amino-acid sequence MMRMSNKIDELLRYCEENFERGNLEHALRCAVSVCKANPDAPQPYAHVTAYRILFAAANNRTVAGEPDWYVVLGINRRRSSKYVADAIERRCGEIIEVLDGETGVFKAVLRVYDLVRIGVAELMDEDRRSAYDLRSGFF; translated from the coding sequence ATGATGAGAATGTCGAACAAGATTGACGAGCTTCTTCGTTACTGTGAAGAGAACTTTGAGAGAGGAAACCTAGAACATGCGTTACGATGCGCTGTCTCAGTCTGTAAAGCGAATCCTGATGCTCCTCAACCTTACGCGCACGTCACCGCTTATAGAATCCTTTTCGCAGCAGCTAACAATCGCACGGTCGCAGGGGAGCCTGACTGGTACGTTGTGTTGGGAATCAACAGACGCAGATCTTCAAAGTATGTGGCGGACGCAATCGAGAGGCGGTGCGGGGAGATAATTGAGGTGTTGGACGGAGAGACTGGGGTTTTCAAGGCTGTTTTGAGGGTTTATGATCTGGTTAGAATCGGTGTGGCTGAGTTGATGGACGAAGATAGGAGAAGCGCGTATGATCTCCGTTCTGGATTTTTCTAA